One Curtobacterium herbarum genomic window carries:
- a CDS encoding aminoglycoside phosphotransferase family protein has translation MWPNHERVIPAAFAGSGTTVVAARAHSVEPSGNGYLYGYEVDTVDRNGQRATVLTYVDTGGTHDQNSAIVTDPATGEPVSVWAYPNDPGLPVLPQVTYRDAVAELLTTLGMPVTDPTLTVAAYRPGKRAVVRVDAPERTLFIKIVRPHRVAPIVRTHEQFAAAGLPVPRVLSSRGDGLLVLELVRGVPAGSRIVEIADDPRFVASLAALTGRIAAVPMTQQARADAMDHADWHRRTLTTALPGDAEEIDRLYDAIGRRSIGWTAAQKQVVHGDLHLEQVFVDEDEPWRISGLLDIDTAGWGYPVRDVGAVVAHLVVTGLWHRSRGDADRGAAAERLADAVARDWAARNPQEAERLGPAIGAQLLAHAGGQATTGSANGIATAEQLLAATRAALAEPAPSLPSAGGRPRSAPRV, from the coding sequence GTGTGGCCGAACCATGAGCGCGTCATCCCCGCGGCCTTCGCCGGGTCGGGGACGACCGTCGTCGCTGCCCGCGCGCACTCGGTCGAACCGTCGGGGAACGGCTACCTCTACGGCTACGAGGTGGACACCGTCGACCGGAACGGACAGCGCGCCACGGTCCTGACGTACGTCGACACGGGTGGCACACACGACCAGAACAGTGCGATCGTCACCGATCCCGCGACGGGGGAGCCGGTGTCGGTGTGGGCCTACCCGAACGACCCGGGCCTACCGGTCCTGCCGCAGGTGACCTACCGGGACGCGGTCGCGGAACTCCTGACGACCCTGGGCATGCCGGTCACGGACCCGACCCTGACGGTCGCCGCCTACCGACCCGGCAAGCGGGCCGTGGTCCGCGTCGACGCCCCCGAGCGCACCCTGTTCATCAAGATCGTCCGCCCGCACCGGGTCGCGCCGATCGTCCGCACCCACGAGCAGTTCGCCGCCGCCGGCCTGCCGGTGCCCCGCGTGCTGTCGAGCCGCGGCGACGGACTGCTCGTCCTCGAACTCGTCCGGGGCGTACCGGCCGGCAGCCGGATCGTCGAGATCGCGGACGACCCGCGCTTCGTGGCGTCCCTCGCGGCGCTCACCGGCCGCATCGCCGCCGTGCCGATGACCCAGCAGGCCCGCGCGGACGCGATGGACCACGCCGACTGGCACCGTCGGACGCTGACGACGGCGCTGCCCGGGGATGCCGAGGAGATCGACCGCCTGTACGACGCGATCGGGCGGCGGTCGATCGGCTGGACCGCGGCGCAGAAGCAGGTGGTGCACGGCGACCTGCACCTCGAGCAGGTGTTCGTCGACGAGGACGAGCCGTGGCGCATCTCCGGCCTGCTCGACATCGACACCGCCGGGTGGGGCTACCCGGTGCGGGACGTCGGCGCGGTCGTCGCGCACCTCGTCGTCACCGGGTTGTGGCACCGCTCCCGGGGCGACGCCGACCGCGGAGCCGCCGCCGAACGCCTCGCCGACGCCGTCGCCCGCGACTGGGCCGCCCGGAACCCGCAGGAGGCCGAGCGCCTCGGCCCGGCGATCGGTGCGCAGCTGCTCGCCCACGCCGGCGGGCAGGCGACCACCGGGTCGGCGAACGGGATCGCGACGGCGGAACAGCTGCTCGCGGCGACGCGGGCCGCCCTGGCGGAACCGGCCCCGAGCCTCCCGTCCGCCGGCGGCCGCCCGCGGTCCGCACCGCGCGTCTGA
- a CDS encoding error-prone DNA polymerase, with amino-acid sequence MGYNNPPIPWSQFERALSDKRSPGTTPEGDGGDSPAWSRKRAPYRPADVATPDAAPVVPYAELHAHSTFSFLDGASPPEHLLEEAARLGLCGLAITDHDGFYGAARMAEVAETYPSITTVYGAELSLGLTEPQNGVPDPEGSHLLLLADGQDGYHRMAGAVTAAHLAAGSEKGRPRYDLDDLAERSGGRWRVLTGCRKGSVRQALERGGESAAEQALRALLDRFGTGNVVVELSDHGDPLDSARNDVLALLADRHALPVVATGNVHYATPDRFPVATALAAVRARRSLDEIDGWLPAADTAHLRSGAEMARRFERWPGAVERSVELADELGFALRTAKPGLPDLDVPDGHTPMSWLRDLTWQGARRFYPGDADGVDAHKRERIERELSVIEDKGFPGYFLIVRDMVQFARGRGILCQGRGSAANSAVCFLLEITAVDSIRYGLPFERFLSSMRDEEPDIDVDFDSDRREEVIQYVYDKYGRFNAAQVANVITYRPKGAVRDMAKALGHSPGQQDAWSKQVERWGSVTESQDHDIPEPVVDLAQQVLGFPRHLGIHSGGMVLTDRPVGEVVPIEHARMDGRTVLQWDKDDCAYMGLVKFDMLGLGMLAALQYSFDLAADHCGERWDMHSIPKEEQGVYDQLCRADTIGVFQVESRAQMGTLPRLLPRRFYDLVIEVALVRPGPIQGGAVHPYIRRRTGEEPVTYLHPALEPVLERTLGVPLFQEQLMQMAIAVGNCSGDDADLLRRAMGSKRGLEKIDRLRDKLYRGMAENGIHGEDADTIYAKIQAFANFGFAESHSISFALIVYASAWMRLHYPGAFLAALLRAQPMGFYSPQTLVADARRHGVRVLRPDILRSDVDATLEPVEDPDRAAGTAAPGGLGDACLATEQPPVLPFDRDAADDTAAHRRDGAFAVRLGLAEVASLGRRSAERIVAERRANGPFTDMSDLARRVGLTTAQLEALAAADAFESLGIDRRAGMWSAAQAAAERADQLPDTQVVVQPPLFGQMTSGDVLIADMWSTGMSTDDHPMAHLRQRLSDRGVLSVGDTRTAETGRRVEVGGIVTHRQRPATASGITFLNVEDESGLVNVICSVGVWGKYRRVARESPAVVVRGILERSPDGVVNLVADRIEHLPLAVRTRSRDFQ; translated from the coding sequence ATGGGGTACAACAACCCGCCGATCCCGTGGTCGCAGTTCGAGCGTGCCCTCTCGGACAAGCGCAGCCCGGGCACGACCCCCGAGGGCGACGGTGGTGACAGCCCGGCCTGGTCGCGGAAGCGTGCACCGTACCGGCCGGCGGACGTCGCCACGCCGGACGCTGCCCCGGTCGTCCCGTACGCCGAACTCCACGCGCACTCGACCTTCAGCTTCCTGGACGGGGCGAGCCCACCGGAGCACCTGCTGGAAGAAGCGGCACGCCTGGGCCTCTGCGGGCTGGCGATCACGGATCACGACGGCTTCTACGGGGCTGCCCGGATGGCCGAGGTCGCCGAGACGTACCCGAGCATCACCACGGTCTACGGCGCCGAACTGTCGCTCGGGCTCACCGAGCCGCAGAACGGCGTCCCCGATCCCGAGGGCTCGCACCTGCTGCTCCTGGCCGACGGGCAGGACGGGTACCACCGGATGGCCGGCGCGGTGACCGCCGCGCACCTCGCCGCGGGCTCCGAGAAGGGGCGGCCGCGGTACGACCTCGACGACCTCGCGGAACGCTCGGGCGGGCGGTGGCGGGTGCTCACCGGCTGTCGCAAGGGCAGCGTCCGCCAGGCCCTCGAGCGCGGCGGCGAGAGCGCGGCGGAGCAGGCACTGCGGGCGCTGCTGGACCGGTTCGGCACCGGCAACGTGGTGGTCGAGCTCTCCGACCACGGCGACCCGCTCGACAGCGCCCGGAACGACGTCCTGGCCCTCCTGGCCGACCGGCACGCGCTGCCCGTCGTGGCGACCGGGAACGTCCACTACGCCACCCCGGACCGGTTCCCGGTCGCGACCGCCCTCGCCGCGGTCCGGGCCCGCCGCAGCCTCGACGAGATCGACGGGTGGTTGCCCGCCGCGGACACCGCGCACCTGCGCTCCGGCGCCGAGATGGCACGGCGGTTCGAACGGTGGCCGGGTGCGGTCGAGCGGAGCGTGGAGCTCGCCGACGAACTCGGGTTCGCACTGCGGACGGCGAAGCCCGGGCTGCCCGACCTCGACGTGCCGGACGGCCACACGCCGATGAGCTGGCTGCGCGACCTCACCTGGCAGGGGGCCCGCCGGTTCTACCCGGGGGACGCCGACGGGGTGGACGCGCACAAGCGGGAGCGCATCGAACGCGAACTGTCCGTCATCGAGGACAAGGGCTTCCCCGGCTACTTCCTGATCGTCCGGGACATGGTGCAGTTCGCCCGCGGTCGGGGGATCCTCTGCCAGGGACGCGGGTCCGCGGCGAACTCGGCGGTCTGCTTCCTGCTCGAGATCACCGCCGTCGACTCGATCCGGTACGGCCTGCCGTTCGAACGCTTCCTGTCGTCGATGCGCGACGAGGAGCCCGACATCGACGTGGACTTCGACTCCGACCGGCGAGAAGAGGTGATCCAGTACGTCTACGACAAGTACGGCCGGTTCAACGCCGCACAGGTCGCCAACGTCATCACCTACCGACCGAAGGGCGCGGTGCGGGACATGGCGAAGGCGCTCGGCCACAGCCCCGGGCAGCAGGACGCCTGGTCGAAGCAGGTCGAGCGGTGGGGTTCGGTCACCGAGAGCCAGGACCACGACATCCCGGAGCCCGTGGTCGACCTGGCCCAACAGGTCCTCGGGTTCCCGCGGCACCTCGGCATCCACTCGGGCGGCATGGTCCTGACCGACCGGCCCGTGGGTGAGGTGGTGCCGATCGAGCACGCCCGGATGGACGGCCGGACCGTGCTGCAGTGGGACAAGGACGACTGCGCCTACATGGGGCTCGTGAAATTCGACATGCTCGGTCTCGGCATGCTCGCCGCGCTGCAGTACTCGTTCGACCTGGCGGCCGACCACTGCGGCGAGCGGTGGGACATGCACTCCATCCCGAAGGAGGAGCAGGGCGTCTACGACCAGCTCTGCCGTGCGGACACCATCGGGGTGTTCCAGGTGGAGTCCCGCGCGCAGATGGGCACGCTGCCCCGGCTGCTGCCCCGGCGGTTCTACGACCTGGTCATCGAGGTCGCCCTGGTCCGTCCCGGGCCGATCCAGGGCGGCGCGGTCCACCCGTACATCCGACGCCGGACCGGTGAGGAGCCGGTGACGTACCTGCACCCGGCCCTCGAACCGGTGCTGGAACGGACCCTCGGCGTGCCGCTGTTCCAGGAGCAGCTCATGCAGATGGCGATCGCGGTCGGCAACTGCTCCGGGGACGACGCCGACCTGCTCCGTCGGGCGATGGGGTCCAAGCGGGGCCTCGAGAAGATCGACCGGCTGCGGGACAAGCTCTACCGGGGGATGGCGGAGAACGGCATCCACGGCGAGGACGCCGACACCATCTACGCCAAGATCCAGGCGTTCGCGAACTTCGGCTTCGCGGAGAGCCACTCGATCAGCTTCGCGCTCATCGTCTACGCCAGCGCGTGGATGCGCCTGCACTACCCGGGCGCCTTCCTGGCGGCACTGCTCCGGGCGCAGCCGATGGGCTTCTACTCACCGCAGACCCTCGTGGCCGACGCCCGCAGGCACGGGGTCCGCGTGCTGCGGCCGGACATCCTGCGCTCGGACGTCGATGCGACCCTCGAGCCGGTCGAGGACCCCGACCGTGCCGCGGGGACCGCCGCGCCCGGTGGCCTGGGGGACGCGTGCCTGGCGACGGAGCAGCCGCCGGTGTTGCCCTTCGACCGGGACGCCGCGGACGACACCGCCGCGCACCGTCGGGACGGCGCGTTCGCCGTACGGCTCGGGTTGGCCGAGGTCGCCTCGCTCGGCCGACGCAGTGCCGAGCGCATCGTGGCCGAGCGGCGGGCGAACGGGCCCTTCACCGACATGTCCGACCTGGCACGACGGGTCGGCCTCACCACGGCGCAGCTCGAAGCACTCGCCGCCGCCGACGCGTTCGAGTCCCTGGGCATCGACCGTCGGGCCGGCATGTGGTCCGCGGCGCAGGCGGCGGCCGAGCGGGCCGACCAGCTGCCGGACACCCAGGTCGTCGTGCAGCCGCCGCTGTTCGGACAGATGACCAGCGGGGACGTCCTCATCGCGGACATGTGGTCGACGGGCATGTCGACCGACGACCACCCGATGGCACACCTGCGGCAGCGACTGTCGGACCGCGGGGTGCTCAGCGTCGGGGACACCCGGACCGCGGAGACCGGCCGGCGGGTCGAGGTCGGCGGCATCGTCACGCACCGGCAGCGTCCGGCGACGGCGTCGGGGATCACGTTCCTCAACGTCGAGGACGAGTCCGGCCTGGTGAACGTCATCTGCAGCGTCGGTGTCTGGGGGAAGTACCGGCGGGTGGCCCGTGAGTCGCCGGCGGTCGTCGTGCGGGGGATTCTCGAGCGGTCGCCGGACGGTGTGGTGAACCTGGTCGCGGACCGGATCGAGCACCTGCCCCTCGCGGTCCGGACCCGGTCTCGGGACTTCCAGTGA
- a CDS encoding FUSC family protein, which translates to MNPVRRLRSSSRTPFLQVVKTAVAVVAAVLLCELLIRGPFPTFAAIAALLVVQPSINQSFVKGLERSAGVLLGVVLATGVHVLLGDAVWIVLLVVVLAILLAWALRLTPTSATQVGISGMLVLTTGVVTPNYSADRILETLVGAVVALVVNAVIVPPVLLEPAHLAVARLARDTAAAFERIAVGLTEGWDHEQWHQALLQARALRQQHGRTEAALTSARDSLAMNPRGGRHRTILDRDVAVAEHLRVLVTRVTGMTRAVRDNTAPDLRADPMVGRIATEVARIGSDVRRLGAQIESERLTPGELAEGPEDTALEHALTAPLAVVRPNSRHWVLIGALLEDVRRVREELLGEDD; encoded by the coding sequence GTGAACCCGGTCAGGCGCCTCCGCAGCTCGAGCCGCACCCCGTTCCTGCAGGTCGTGAAGACCGCGGTGGCGGTGGTCGCGGCGGTCCTGCTGTGCGAACTCCTCATCCGCGGACCGTTCCCCACCTTCGCCGCGATCGCCGCCCTGCTCGTCGTGCAGCCGAGCATCAACCAGTCGTTCGTGAAGGGACTGGAGCGCAGCGCCGGGGTCCTGCTCGGTGTGGTCCTGGCGACCGGGGTGCACGTGCTGCTCGGCGACGCGGTGTGGATCGTGCTGCTCGTCGTCGTCCTGGCGATCCTGCTCGCCTGGGCCCTGCGCCTCACCCCGACCTCGGCGACCCAGGTCGGCATCAGCGGGATGCTCGTGCTCACCACCGGGGTCGTCACCCCGAACTACTCGGCGGACCGGATCCTCGAGACCCTGGTCGGCGCGGTCGTCGCCCTCGTGGTGAACGCCGTCATCGTGCCGCCGGTCCTCCTCGAACCCGCGCACCTCGCCGTCGCCCGTCTGGCACGGGACACCGCGGCCGCGTTCGAGCGCATCGCCGTCGGGCTCACCGAGGGGTGGGACCACGAGCAGTGGCACCAGGCACTGCTGCAGGCACGGGCGCTCCGGCAGCAGCACGGGCGGACCGAGGCCGCGCTCACCTCGGCCCGGGACTCGCTCGCCATGAACCCGCGCGGTGGTCGGCACCGGACGATCCTCGACCGGGACGTCGCCGTCGCCGAACACCTGCGCGTCCTGGTCACCCGGGTCACCGGCATGACCCGGGCCGTGCGGGACAACACCGCACCGGACCTCCGCGCCGACCCGATGGTGGGGCGGATCGCCACCGAGGTCGCGCGCATCGGCTCCGACGTCCGACGCCTCGGCGCCCAGATCGAATCGGAGCGGTTGACGCCGGGCGAGCTCGCCGAGGGGCCCGAGGACACCGCGCTCGAGCACGCGCTGACGGCGCCGCTCGCCGTCGTCCGGCCGAACTCCCGGCACTGGGTGCTCATCGGCGCGCTGCTCGAGGATGTCCGGCGCGTGCGCGAAGAACTGCTCGGCGAGGACGACTGA
- a CDS encoding sensor histidine kinase: protein MTRSDGAAPARRTRWTLRSLSLRSRITIGSTVIAAVVIALLVVVMRLQVVSVVARATETLLDADTDPYVATLEVDSNPNLSPPGNAQFVAVVSPTGEITLSSMPGSLEQALGSLRTAPAGTSVIDVGKSEYRVVIEHPVNQAGRWTVVAARNSQAEAIVVDDLTTTLSFTGLAILVAFGVASWVLATTTLRPVNRMRREAERLSVAPERAELPVGPAQDELASLATTLNAFLARTRQATERERQMVSDASHELRTPLAILTTQLDLASLDGDDAQALAAHIERAKNSVARLSRLANDLLTLSRIEESERRSADGATETATAWSDLGDEVMAAVDRVRLIASAKDVTVDFELDPPVAVGGSGPGIGGGTTEPQYRLDTGGMAQLVTNTAGNAVAALPRGGSVLVTWRTTPGEGVLQITDDGPGVPESFVPVAFDRFTRPDEARTSRRAPDAAPGIPMPGGSGLGLAIVRAVAERAGGSATLRNVPAGGLEVTIRVPEVRTTPSQAR from the coding sequence GTGACGCGGTCGGACGGGGCGGCACCCGCGCGGCGGACCCGGTGGACGCTGCGCTCGCTCTCCCTGCGCTCCCGCATCACGATCGGGTCGACGGTCATCGCGGCCGTCGTCATCGCGCTGCTCGTGGTCGTGATGCGGCTACAGGTCGTCAGCGTCGTCGCGCGGGCCACCGAGACGCTGCTCGACGCCGACACCGACCCGTACGTCGCCACGCTCGAGGTCGACAGCAACCCGAACCTGTCGCCGCCCGGCAACGCCCAGTTCGTCGCCGTGGTGTCGCCGACGGGTGAGATCACCCTGTCGTCGATGCCCGGCAGTCTTGAACAGGCACTCGGCAGTCTCCGCACCGCCCCCGCCGGCACCTCGGTCATCGACGTCGGCAAATCCGAGTACCGCGTCGTCATCGAGCACCCGGTGAACCAGGCGGGACGCTGGACGGTGGTCGCCGCCCGCAACTCGCAGGCCGAGGCGATCGTCGTCGACGACCTCACCACGACGCTGTCCTTCACGGGGCTGGCGATCCTGGTGGCCTTCGGCGTCGCGTCCTGGGTGCTCGCGACCACCACGCTGCGTCCCGTCAACCGGATGCGCCGCGAGGCCGAACGGCTCTCCGTCGCCCCGGAACGCGCCGAACTGCCGGTCGGTCCGGCACAGGACGAACTGGCGTCCCTCGCCACGACGCTGAACGCCTTCCTCGCCCGCACCCGCCAGGCCACCGAGCGGGAACGCCAGATGGTCTCCGACGCCAGCCACGAACTGCGGACCCCGCTGGCGATCCTCACCACCCAGCTCGACCTGGCCTCGCTCGACGGCGACGACGCCCAGGCCCTGGCCGCCCACATCGAACGGGCGAAGAACAGCGTCGCGCGGCTCTCGCGCCTGGCCAACGACCTGCTCACCCTGTCCCGCATCGAGGAGTCCGAACGCCGCTCGGCCGACGGCGCCACGGAGACGGCGACCGCCTGGTCGGACCTCGGCGACGAGGTGATGGCCGCCGTCGACCGCGTCCGGCTCATCGCGAGTGCCAAGGACGTCACCGTCGACTTCGAGCTCGACCCGCCCGTCGCGGTCGGCGGCTCGGGCCCCGGCATCGGCGGCGGCACGACGGAACCGCAGTACCGGCTCGACACCGGCGGGATGGCACAGCTCGTCACCAACACCGCCGGGAACGCCGTCGCCGCACTCCCCCGCGGCGGCAGCGTCCTGGTCACCTGGCGCACCACCCCCGGCGAGGGCGTGCTCCAGATCACCGACGACGGGCCCGGCGTCCCCGAGTCGTTCGTCCCCGTCGCGTTCGACCGCTTCACCCGCCCGGACGAGGCCCGCACGTCACGACGCGCCCCGGACGCAGCACCCGGCATCCCGATGCCCGGCGGCTCCGGCCTGGGACTGGCGATCGTCCGCGCGGTCGCCGAACGGGCTGGAGGCTCGGCCACCCTCCGCAATGTGCCCGCCGGCGGGCTCGAGGTCACCATCCGCGTCCCGGAGGTGCGGACCACGCCGAGCCAGGCGCGCTGA
- a CDS encoding response regulator transcription factor, whose amino-acid sequence MRLLVVEDDDEMRALMERGLAAEGYRVTAVENGVEALIALGEQAYDIAVVDVMMPGMSGFELARRVREREDPVRILLVTARDAVDDRVFGLDAGADDYLTKPFAFAELTARLRALGRREPVGAPRTIEVGDVSIDSEARRVSIKGQRVAMSPTEFALLRLLARSVGTVVDRPKILEEVWDGSQHVDPNVVEQYISYLRKKLVAQEATVAISTVRGRGYRLDLIGA is encoded by the coding sequence ATGCGCTTGTTGGTGGTCGAGGACGATGACGAGATGCGCGCGCTCATGGAGCGCGGGCTCGCCGCAGAGGGATACCGCGTCACCGCGGTCGAGAACGGCGTCGAGGCGCTGATCGCGCTCGGTGAGCAGGCGTACGACATCGCCGTGGTCGACGTGATGATGCCCGGCATGTCCGGGTTCGAGCTGGCCCGACGCGTCCGCGAGCGAGAGGACCCGGTCCGGATCCTGCTCGTCACCGCACGGGACGCCGTCGACGACCGGGTCTTCGGGCTCGACGCCGGCGCCGACGACTACCTCACCAAGCCGTTCGCGTTCGCCGAACTGACCGCTCGCCTGCGGGCGCTCGGTCGTCGCGAGCCGGTCGGTGCACCCCGCACCATCGAGGTCGGTGACGTCTCGATCGACTCCGAGGCCCGTCGCGTCTCCATCAAGGGCCAGCGGGTCGCGATGAGCCCCACCGAGTTCGCGCTGCTCCGGCTGCTCGCCCGCTCGGTCGGGACGGTCGTCGACCGGCCGAAGATCCTCGAAGAGGTCTGGGACGGCTCGCAGCACGTCGACCCGAACGTCGTCGAGCAGTACATCTCGTACCTGCGGAAGAAGCTCGTCGCGCAGGAGGCGACGGTCGCCATCAGCACGGTGCGCGGCCGCGGCTACCGGCTCGACCTCATCGGCGCGTGA
- a CDS encoding DEAD/DEAH box helicase: MARSGTRRAAGGTRTAARRTRPLDNDGLIPVLARAVREVEAAAQRGALKATNRTKFQAVALLMREERARVKADATLTDSQRAEQLKRLDGVATILAKTAARDTSVIQLLTEEASVSEATRTVKRDMMIAAGLELQPEDLVIAAEPTAAVEAPERAVVPQSVVRRQLANPFLPPDFALADQPVAHPRRLANWELFGPLFKSFEYGAGGGAASMPLPEPTSLQTPAGASLMKHQAELVTSAAQGHRTFLLADEPGLGKTAQSLIAADAAKAFPLLVVVPNVVKTNWAREAERWVPNHRATVIHGDGQDLDGFADIIIVNYEILDRHVGWLGTFGFKGMVVDEAHFIKNKDSQRSRFVLQLADKIRERTANPLLMALTGTPLINSVEDFRTIWEFLGWIDDKKPRAQLMNELEEIGLTPADQGFFSEARKAVIDLGIVRRRKVDVAADIPARRIADIPVELDGDEGRSIRDAERELTAKLVKRYHQALAARTGQAPVEGIDEKLVRQVARWELEDQDASSTGENVFSMVRRIGRAKAQLAADYAAQLASNVGKVVFFAKHLDVMDQAEEVFARRHLRTATIRGDQTPAQRTAEIDSFVNDPDVAVIVCSLTAAGVGLNLQVASNVVLAELSWTSAEQTQAIDRVHRIGQEEPVTAWRIIAAQTIDTKIAELIDSKAGLAARALDGSDEEVVDSGDIQLDAMAALLLDALLR, from the coding sequence TTGGCTCGATCAGGTACCCGTCGCGCTGCCGGTGGCACGCGGACGGCTGCGCGCCGGACCCGGCCGCTCGACAACGACGGCCTCATCCCCGTCCTCGCCCGCGCGGTCCGCGAGGTCGAAGCCGCAGCACAGCGCGGTGCCCTCAAAGCGACGAACCGCACGAAGTTCCAGGCGGTCGCCCTGCTCATGCGCGAGGAGCGTGCCCGCGTCAAGGCGGACGCGACGCTCACCGACTCGCAGCGGGCGGAGCAGCTGAAGCGTCTCGACGGTGTCGCGACGATCCTCGCCAAGACGGCGGCGCGGGACACCAGCGTCATCCAGCTCCTCACCGAAGAGGCCTCGGTCTCCGAGGCGACCCGCACCGTGAAGCGCGACATGATGATCGCCGCCGGCCTCGAGCTGCAGCCGGAGGACCTGGTCATCGCGGCCGAGCCCACGGCGGCGGTCGAGGCACCCGAGCGTGCCGTCGTGCCGCAGTCGGTCGTGCGACGCCAGCTCGCCAACCCGTTCCTGCCGCCGGACTTCGCGCTCGCCGACCAGCCCGTCGCCCACCCGCGTCGCCTGGCGAACTGGGAGCTCTTCGGTCCGCTGTTCAAGTCGTTCGAGTACGGCGCCGGCGGGGGAGCAGCGTCGATGCCGCTGCCCGAGCCGACCAGCCTGCAGACCCCGGCCGGTGCTTCGCTGATGAAGCACCAGGCGGAACTCGTCACCTCGGCAGCGCAGGGCCACCGCACCTTCCTGCTCGCCGACGAGCCGGGCCTCGGCAAGACCGCGCAGTCGCTGATCGCCGCCGACGCGGCCAAGGCGTTCCCGCTGCTCGTCGTCGTCCCGAACGTCGTCAAGACGAACTGGGCACGTGAGGCCGAGCGCTGGGTGCCGAACCACCGCGCCACGGTCATCCACGGCGACGGCCAGGACCTCGACGGCTTCGCCGACATCATCATCGTCAACTACGAGATCCTCGACCGGCACGTCGGCTGGCTCGGGACCTTCGGGTTCAAGGGCATGGTCGTCGACGAGGCGCACTTCATCAAGAACAAGGACTCGCAGCGGTCCCGGTTCGTGCTGCAGCTCGCCGACAAGATCCGCGAGCGCACGGCAAACCCGCTGCTCATGGCCCTGACCGGTACCCCGCTCATCAACTCGGTCGAGGACTTCCGCACCATCTGGGAGTTCCTCGGCTGGATCGACGACAAGAAGCCCCGCGCGCAGCTCATGAACGAGCTCGAGGAGATCGGGCTGACCCCGGCCGACCAGGGCTTCTTCAGCGAGGCGCGGAAGGCCGTGATCGACCTCGGCATCGTCCGTCGCCGCAAGGTCGACGTCGCTGCGGACATCCCGGCACGCCGGATCGCCGACATCCCCGTCGAGCTCGACGGCGACGAGGGCCGCTCCATCCGCGACGCCGAGCGCGAGCTCACCGCGAAGCTCGTCAAGCGGTACCACCAGGCACTCGCCGCCCGCACCGGCCAGGCACCGGTCGAGGGCATCGACGAGAAGCTCGTCCGCCAGGTCGCCCGCTGGGAGCTCGAGGACCAGGACGCCTCGTCCACCGGCGAGAACGTGTTCTCGATGGTGCGTCGCATCGGCCGTGCCAAGGCGCAGCTCGCGGCGGACTACGCGGCGCAGCTGGCGTCGAACGTCGGCAAGGTCGTGTTCTTCGCCAAGCACCTCGACGTGATGGACCAGGCCGAAGAGGTCTTCGCCCGCCGGCACCTGCGCACCGCGACGATCCGCGGCGACCAGACCCCGGCGCAGCGCACGGCCGAGATCGACTCGTTCGTGAACGACCCGGACGTGGCCGTCATCGTCTGCTCGCTCACCGCGGCGGGCGTCGGGCTCAACCTGCAGGTGGCGTCCAACGTCGTCCTCGCCGAGCTGTCGTGGACGAGCGCCGAGCAGACGCAGGCGATCGACCGCGTGCACCGCATCGGTCAGGAAGAGCCCGTCACCGCGTGGCGCATCATCGCCGCGCAGACGATCGACACCAAGATCGCGGAGCTCATCGACTCGAAGGCCGGTCTGGCCGCCCGGGCGCTCGACGGCTCGGACGAGGAGGTCGTCGACTCCGGCGACATCCAGCTCGACGCGATGGCGGCGCTGCTGCTCGACGCGCTGTTGCGGTAG